In Pantoea cypripedii, the DNA window GCTGGGTTCCTCACTGGATGGCCGCACCGCGATGGCGAGTGGCGAAAGCCAGTGGATCACTTCTGCGGCGGCAAGGCGCGATGTGCAACGTTTTCGTGCCCAGAGTTCGGCTATCCTTAGCACCAGCAGCACGGTGCTGGCGGATAACCCGTCGCTCACGGTGCGCTGGGGCGAACTGAATGACGAAGTACGCCAGCAACTCGATGAAAATCAGCTGCGTCAGCCGGTGCGGGTGGTGATCGACGGCCAGCAGCGTGTGACGCCGCACCATAAACTGATTGACCAGCCTGGCGAAACCTGGCTGATGCGTAGCCAGGCGGATCAACAGGCCTGGCCGGAGAGCGTCAGTCAGATTGTCGTGCCTCAGCGTGAAAACCAGCTGGATTTGGTCGCCATGATGATGCTGCTCGGCCAGCGCCAGATTAACAACGTCTGGGTTGAAGCCGGTGCGTCACTTGCCGGTGCGCTGTTACAGGCCGGATTGGTGGACGAGCTGATTATTTATCTGGCACCGAAGCTGCTGGGTAACGCCGCGCGTGGCCTGTGTGAACTGCCGGGCCTGGAGCGTCTTACCGATGTTCCAGCCCTGAATTTTAGCGATGTGCGCCTGGTAGGCGAAGACCTGCGTCTGACCCTGACCCCGCGCTGAAAAGCCTGAGCGCGTCGCCAAAGAGTATGATAGAATCCGCCCCCTTCTGCGGGGCTTAACTCCGAAGGATATGTATGAAAGTTATCGAAGCTCCTGTTGCCACGCCTGATGCTAGCATCGCCATCGTAATTGCGCGTTTTAACAACTTCATCAATGACAGCCTGCTGGACGGCGCGGTTGATGCGCTGAAACGTATCGGCCAGGTGAAAGACGAAAACATCACCATTGTCTGGGTACCAGGTGCTTATGAACTGCCACTGGCTGCGCGTGCGCTGGCTAAAAC includes these proteins:
- the ribD gene encoding bifunctional diaminohydroxyphosphoribosylaminopyrimidine deaminase/5-amino-6-(5-phosphoribosylamino)uracil reductase RibD; this encodes MTDERYMARALELARRGRFTTTPNPNVGCVIVRDGEIVGEGWHQRAGEPHAEVHALRMAGDKARGAIAYVTLEPCSHHGRTPPCCDALIAAGVSRVVAAMQDPNPQVAGRGLYRLQQAGIEVSHGLMMNEAEALNRGFLKRMRTGFPWIQLKLGSSLDGRTAMASGESQWITSAAARRDVQRFRAQSSAILSTSSTVLADNPSLTVRWGELNDEVRQQLDENQLRQPVRVVIDGQQRVTPHHKLIDQPGETWLMRSQADQQAWPESVSQIVVPQRENQLDLVAMMMLLGQRQINNVWVEAGASLAGALLQAGLVDELIIYLAPKLLGNAARGLCELPGLERLTDVPALNFSDVRLVGEDLRLTLTPR